In Desulfosporosinus sp. Sb-LF, one DNA window encodes the following:
- a CDS encoding methyl-accepting chemotaxis protein, with protein sequence MSKQAKRSMSIKTRITLIAGMVIIVVVAALSGASLWNAEKFVNTSELQTEKLVEQGIKDEFANRLVQARSSVLSMTMNPDVAKALAERDRATVARLVQPVFNEIKKEGFSQLQFHLSPAISFYRAHSPNKFGDDLSKIRPTVVTANKENKIVEGLEEGVEGYGFRVVVPVKYQDQWVGSAEYGMDFGEDFLKVLQKKNPGDYYIYLLNPSASMIKNVKENGGLLAGTGKDNFAVPESTLKVLANGQAQFTVSGDGSSNVLLIPFKDYRGEVKGYIKTIISRERVVQELNALKRWVLLVGLLVLVFGVVAGYFVSLTLTRPLTQLTEDAGVLATGNLKINIKTNWYGELGTLALAMKKMLENTKDICSSINQAVGQVESSAKEISAAVDLTSKGTDQVAESVNQVATGAQTIAYRTSEMNLQSEGINISVQNLARHIKHIASSTSDVGARTVNGEEIMKNLAEKMRIFVVKVEEIQTGSQILKDQTGQIRGITQIITGISDQTNLLALNAAIEAARAGEVGRGFAAVAEDVRKLAEGSRKSASQIAELIDQVALNVENSAQVSEEAVDLIKEQSGIGNLALGQFMEISHGTQAVAHLLASMEGEVSEIVQMGQAITRSVAEISGMCQEDAAAAQEIAASTEEMSATVSTIRESTQQLILLMEELKTQSMRFVI encoded by the coding sequence ATGTCTAAGCAGGCTAAACGTTCCATGTCCATTAAAACTCGAATTACACTTATTGCGGGTATGGTGATTATTGTCGTGGTAGCGGCCTTATCTGGAGCAAGCCTATGGAACGCAGAGAAATTTGTCAACACGAGTGAACTTCAAACGGAAAAACTTGTGGAACAGGGAATCAAGGATGAATTCGCTAATCGTCTTGTTCAGGCAAGGTCTTCTGTACTATCCATGACGATGAACCCGGATGTGGCTAAGGCCTTAGCAGAACGAGATCGGGCTACCGTGGCACGTCTTGTACAGCCCGTTTTTAACGAGATAAAGAAAGAAGGCTTTAGCCAACTTCAGTTTCATCTTTCACCAGCGATCTCATTTTACAGAGCTCATTCGCCTAATAAATTTGGGGATGACCTTTCAAAAATCCGGCCTACTGTGGTGACGGCGAATAAAGAAAATAAGATCGTGGAAGGACTGGAAGAAGGGGTTGAAGGATACGGATTTCGAGTTGTAGTGCCAGTCAAGTATCAAGATCAGTGGGTTGGTAGTGCAGAATATGGAATGGACTTTGGTGAAGATTTTTTAAAGGTTTTACAGAAGAAAAATCCCGGAGATTACTATATCTATCTACTTAATCCATCTGCTTCAATGATCAAAAATGTGAAAGAGAATGGTGGGTTACTAGCTGGTACTGGTAAAGATAATTTTGCCGTGCCTGAAAGCACGTTGAAAGTACTAGCCAATGGACAAGCCCAATTTACGGTGAGTGGAGATGGCAGTTCAAATGTTTTACTCATTCCCTTTAAAGACTACCGTGGTGAAGTGAAAGGCTATATTAAGACTATAATCTCGCGGGAAAGGGTAGTACAGGAGCTAAACGCCTTAAAACGTTGGGTCTTGCTTGTTGGATTATTGGTTCTTGTGTTTGGTGTCGTTGCAGGATATTTTGTTTCCTTAACTCTTACCCGCCCGCTGACTCAGTTAACCGAAGATGCGGGGGTCCTTGCGACGGGTAATTTAAAAATTAACATTAAAACGAATTGGTATGGAGAGTTAGGAACTTTAGCGCTTGCTATGAAAAAGATGCTGGAAAACACCAAGGATATTTGTTCTTCAATTAATCAAGCAGTGGGGCAGGTGGAGAGTTCTGCGAAGGAAATTTCGGCGGCTGTCGATTTAACGTCCAAAGGGACAGACCAAGTGGCCGAAAGTGTTAACCAGGTGGCTACTGGTGCTCAAACAATTGCCTATCGTACGAGTGAGATGAATTTGCAAAGTGAAGGTATCAATATAAGCGTCCAAAATTTAGCACGACATATCAAGCACATAGCTAGCAGCACCTCTGACGTTGGTGCGCGGACAGTCAATGGGGAAGAAATAATGAAGAATTTGGCGGAGAAAATGCGGATTTTTGTGGTCAAAGTAGAGGAAATTCAGACTGGAAGTCAAATTCTAAAAGATCAAACGGGACAAATCCGTGGGATTACTCAGATCATTACTGGGATTTCCGACCAGACGAATCTCCTTGCCCTTAATGCAGCGATAGAGGCGGCTCGTGCGGGGGAAGTTGGGCGAGGATTTGCTGCCGTGGCCGAAGACGTTCGCAAGTTAGCTGAAGGATCCAGGAAAAGTGCCTCGCAGATCGCGGAGTTGATCGACCAAGTGGCTTTAAATGTAGAAAACTCAGCCCAAGTTTCGGAAGAAGCGGTCGATTTGATCAAAGAACAGTCGGGCATCGGGAATCTGGCATTGGGGCAATTTATGGAGATATCTCATGGGACACAGGCTGTTGCTCATCTGCTGGCGTCGATGGAGGGAGAGGTTAGTGAAATTGTCCAAATGGGGCAGGCAATAACTAGGTCAGTCGCTGAAATTTCGGGTATGTGTCAAGAAGATGCGGCTGCCGCACAGGAAATTGCCGCCTCGACAGAGGAAATGAGTGCAACGGTCAGTACGATTCGCGAAAGTACTCAGCAACTGATTCTATTGATGGAGGAATTGAAGACTCAAAGTATGCGGTTCGTGATTTGA
- a CDS encoding DUF2249 domain-containing protein, producing MTQFTAQVDVRKYAPKDKQPAIFGTWNNLKPGEKMELINDHDPKPLYHLFSAEHAGLFTWDYLEEGPDVWRVAISKK from the coding sequence ATGACTCAGTTTACAGCCCAAGTCGATGTGCGCAAGTACGCCCCCAAGGATAAGCAACCCGCCATTTTCGGAACGTGGAATAACCTTAAACCTGGTGAAAAAATGGAACTCATTAACGATCATGACCCAAAACCACTCTATCATCTTTTTTCTGCAGAACATGCCGGGCTCTTTACTTGGGACTACCTTGAAGAAGGACCGGATGTCTGGCGTGTTGCCATTTCAAAGAAATAG
- a CDS encoding MutS family DNA mismatch repair protein has translation MKESREQYEKRKSYYARRLEKITKTINRLSNVRLVTFLAGCGLAVFLYMSERSTLGLGMVIFTLVLFAALVLWHQKLRTKQNYLRVLCENHDQALKRLAGEWKSFTDNGEDFKNPAHPYSDDLDLFGYGSLFQWINSAKTFRGREKLKETLTEPPDGMERIQKKQEAIQELSRNLAWRQRLLAEARMTKRPLNSPKHIVEWAKTYDPTYLRLGVMISARALPIVTSTFLLFYLLTARISIMFPLMGLLIQTVIVFVGKQRGKALNAVYTYKESIRVYEKMLERFEKRTFQSDYLQALKKGLYDRDGKTAFEQIRKLSCLAELIANRGNAMFLIINILTLWDIQCMIALESWKEKSGRSLGRWVDTIAELEALSSLAIIHMDHPTWGFPEITSESSGIGAVKMGHPLLGNSVCNDLAMEKDSGILLITGSNMSGKSTLLRTVGINLVLAYVGAPVCAQRFNCSMLRIYTCMRVSDNLGENISSFYAELLRIKQIVSASKTESKIFFLLDEIFKGTNSQDRHAGAKVLIRQLSKVGAMGMVSTHDLELGDLERESNRRIRNYHFREFYRNDEIHFDYKLRPGISTTRNAMYLIKMAGIDVDE, from the coding sequence TTGAAAGAGTCAAGAGAACAGTATGAAAAACGAAAGTCGTATTATGCGCGGCGGCTAGAGAAAATCACCAAAACGATTAACCGATTAAGTAATGTAAGACTCGTTACGTTCCTTGCTGGCTGTGGGCTGGCAGTATTTTTATACATGTCTGAAAGATCTACATTGGGTTTGGGTATGGTTATCTTTACGTTGGTTCTTTTTGCTGCCTTAGTCCTTTGGCACCAGAAATTAAGAACTAAGCAAAACTATCTTCGGGTACTTTGTGAAAACCATGATCAAGCCTTGAAGCGTTTAGCGGGAGAATGGAAATCTTTCACGGATAATGGAGAAGACTTTAAAAACCCTGCTCACCCTTATTCAGACGATCTTGACCTTTTTGGTTATGGATCACTTTTTCAATGGATAAATAGCGCCAAGACCTTTAGGGGAAGGGAGAAGTTGAAAGAAACTTTGACCGAGCCCCCAGACGGGATGGAAAGGATACAAAAAAAGCAGGAAGCTATCCAGGAACTTTCAAGAAATCTGGCTTGGCGACAGCGTCTTTTAGCAGAGGCTAGAATGACGAAGCGACCACTGAATTCTCCGAAGCACATTGTTGAGTGGGCGAAGACCTATGACCCAACCTACCTGCGATTGGGAGTGATGATCTCTGCTCGCGCGCTCCCGATCGTCACGAGTACATTTTTGCTTTTTTACCTTCTGACAGCGAGAATTTCCATAATGTTTCCACTGATGGGTCTCCTAATTCAGACGGTTATTGTTTTTGTTGGAAAGCAAAGAGGCAAAGCACTTAATGCCGTTTATACGTACAAAGAAAGTATTAGAGTCTATGAGAAAATGCTTGAACGGTTTGAAAAACGAACCTTTCAATCGGATTACCTACAAGCGCTCAAAAAAGGCTTATATGACCGTGATGGCAAAACAGCATTTGAACAGATTAGAAAGTTATCGTGTTTAGCTGAACTTATAGCCAACAGAGGGAATGCGATGTTTCTGATAATTAATATTCTCACCCTTTGGGATATCCAGTGCATGATCGCTTTGGAATCCTGGAAGGAAAAGTCGGGACGTTCTCTTGGCCGCTGGGTGGACACCATCGCCGAACTTGAAGCCTTAAGCAGTCTGGCAATTATTCACATGGATCACCCAACCTGGGGGTTTCCAGAGATCACTTCGGAAAGTTCAGGAATTGGGGCAGTCAAGATGGGGCACCCGCTCCTAGGGAATTCGGTTTGCAATGATTTAGCCATGGAGAAGGACTCCGGAATATTATTAATTACGGGTTCGAACATGTCTGGAAAAAGCACATTGTTACGGACAGTGGGAATTAATCTTGTTCTGGCGTATGTTGGGGCTCCCGTGTGTGCTCAGCGTTTTAACTGTTCGATGTTGCGAATTTATACCTGTATGCGTGTGAGTGATAACCTCGGAGAAAATATCTCTTCCTTCTATGCAGAATTACTGCGAATTAAACAGATCGTTAGCGCGTCCAAAACAGAAAGCAAGATCTTCTTCCTGCTAGATGAGATTTTTAAAGGGACGAATTCACAAGACCGTCATGCTGGGGCCAAAGTCTTGATTCGGCAACTAAGCAAGGTTGGGGCCATGGGCATGGTATCAACACATGATTTAGAACTAGGGGACCTGGAGCGTGAAAGTAACCGGAGAATCCGCAACTATCATTTCAGGGAGTTTTATAGAAATGACGAAATTCATTTTGACTATAAACTTCGGCCTGGGATTTCAACGACTCGTAATGCAATGTATCTGATCAAAATGGCGGGTATTGATGTGGATGAATGA
- a CDS encoding ATP-binding protein, which translates to MKHSNHSQLTTTLLALDSLSIYRGLLEDRVLSRLRDLLICLDHKSVKNRDGEFRRVINSYNDFYFELAKSGTISLTDYIVDKLIFDENPFSFKMQTLKINDSDTIFENSVSNDLRCLQIVSQLNPTMVKTEITELYKFKDTSFDAIIEGLPNWVLDGQSTSGLDHIKQLKKNFLTNRWDFCIDQLKDFHQSYGCGLFARYRAFVWERSDGHGYLKGIDSPDPITLDELIDYQNERSRVLENTLQFLKGFPANNVLLYGDRGTGKSSTVKAILTEYHTQGLRMLEVPKAYLADFPLIIRQLKDRTQKFVIFIDDLVFGDNEENYTSLKAVLEGGLESKTPNILIYATSNRRHLVKEYFNERAGLQSNNHDEEVHAGDTMQEKLSLADRFGLNIVFSSPDQKKYLAIVQGIAARRNLKIDQERLQKKALQWALSYNGRSARTAKQFVDWIEGHDHLKNQ; encoded by the coding sequence GTGAAACATAGCAACCATAGCCAACTTACGACCACTCTTCTGGCACTAGATTCTCTTTCTATTTATAGAGGCCTTCTGGAGGACCGGGTGTTGAGTCGGTTAAGAGATTTACTTATTTGTCTAGATCATAAAAGTGTTAAGAATAGAGACGGCGAGTTCAGAAGGGTTATCAATTCCTATAATGATTTCTACTTTGAGCTGGCAAAAAGCGGTACTATTTCTTTAACTGACTATATCGTGGACAAGCTAATCTTTGATGAAAATCCTTTTTCTTTCAAGATGCAAACTTTAAAGATTAACGACTCTGATACAATCTTTGAGAACTCTGTTTCAAACGATCTTAGGTGTCTACAGATCGTCTCACAACTCAATCCAACGATGGTTAAAACAGAGATTACTGAGTTGTATAAATTTAAGGACACAAGCTTTGATGCCATCATCGAAGGACTTCCTAATTGGGTTTTGGACGGCCAATCTACTAGCGGTCTAGATCATATAAAACAATTAAAGAAAAACTTTTTGACTAACCGCTGGGATTTCTGCATAGATCAGCTTAAGGATTTCCACCAAAGCTACGGTTGCGGCCTATTTGCACGCTATAGAGCCTTTGTTTGGGAGCGGTCTGATGGGCATGGCTACCTTAAAGGAATCGATAGTCCTGATCCGATCACCTTAGACGAACTTATAGATTACCAAAACGAACGTTCAAGAGTGCTTGAAAATACGCTTCAGTTTTTGAAGGGCTTTCCTGCTAACAATGTGCTTCTTTATGGAGATCGGGGTACCGGAAAATCATCGACGGTCAAGGCCATACTCACTGAATATCATACGCAAGGGTTGCGCATGTTGGAGGTACCAAAGGCCTATCTTGCTGATTTCCCGCTGATAATTAGGCAGTTGAAAGATAGGACACAAAAATTTGTTATCTTCATTGATGACCTAGTCTTTGGTGATAATGAAGAGAACTATACTTCGCTAAAAGCAGTACTTGAGGGTGGCCTCGAAAGTAAAACACCCAACATTCTAATTTATGCCACCTCAAACCGAAGGCACTTGGTCAAGGAATATTTTAATGAGAGAGCTGGCTTGCAGTCTAACAACCACGATGAGGAAGTGCACGCTGGGGACACCATGCAGGAAAAACTTTCACTTGCCGATCGATTCGGCCTAAATATCGTGTTTTCTTCACCGGATCAGAAGAAGTATCTAGCAATAGTCCAAGGGATTGCGGCTAGAAGAAATTTAAAGATTGATCAAGAAAGACTGCAAAAAAAGGCCCTTCAATGGGCACTCAGTTATAACGGCCGTTCAGCCAGAACCGCAAAACAATTTGTCGATTGGATCGAGGGACATGACCACTTAAAAAACCAATAA